From one Nonomuraea polychroma genomic stretch:
- a CDS encoding C45 family autoproteolytic acyltransferase/hydolase, translating to MKNMTQVAGSAGDFQLVHHVTLTGSQFEIGQALTEEARRLGWSPMPVDPVVGRARRTWFERHWPQQHARMDGAAAVLGLDPDQDELALDGLSFVPEGSGCSALWIPPSAATDGHGRVGRNYDFFPWTTSEIMGGTPRPDELPMASRPYVITTVPDEGLSSTVITMNEFDGCMDGINAAGLAVMLLIADFETAAPPENVSPQVGLASVQLPRFLVETCENVDQAKQALLGAKHYDYGTPLHYLVADAGGQAFVWERGKDGSEHIIDVGDGPLCVTNHLLHRNPDPMNLPADSEASFGTFGRLRTLYERSKGATLSPQDLRDSLRAVAQAEDPAVPFRTLWSTVFDTADRTLSTRFYLGDGGRYSEELVFSAR from the coding sequence ATGAAGAACATGACGCAGGTCGCCGGCAGCGCGGGCGACTTCCAGCTCGTCCACCACGTCACGCTCACCGGGAGCCAGTTCGAGATCGGCCAGGCGCTCACCGAGGAGGCCCGCAGGCTCGGCTGGTCCCCCATGCCGGTCGATCCGGTCGTGGGCCGGGCCCGCAGGACCTGGTTCGAACGGCACTGGCCGCAGCAGCACGCCCGCATGGACGGCGCGGCGGCGGTCCTCGGCCTCGACCCCGACCAGGACGAGCTGGCCCTGGACGGCCTGAGCTTCGTCCCGGAGGGCTCGGGCTGCTCGGCCCTGTGGATCCCGCCGTCGGCGGCCACGGACGGCCACGGCCGGGTGGGCCGCAACTACGACTTCTTCCCCTGGACCACCAGCGAGATCATGGGCGGCACCCCGCGGCCCGACGAGCTGCCGATGGCCTCCCGCCCCTACGTGATCACGACGGTGCCCGACGAAGGGCTGTCCTCGACCGTGATCACCATGAACGAGTTCGACGGCTGCATGGACGGCATCAACGCGGCGGGCCTCGCGGTCATGCTGCTGATCGCCGACTTCGAGACCGCGGCGCCGCCGGAGAACGTCTCGCCGCAGGTCGGGCTGGCCAGCGTGCAGCTGCCCCGGTTCCTGGTCGAGACGTGCGAGAACGTCGACCAGGCCAAGCAGGCGCTGCTGGGCGCCAAGCACTACGACTACGGCACGCCCCTGCATTACCTGGTGGCCGACGCGGGCGGGCAGGCGTTCGTGTGGGAGCGCGGCAAGGACGGCAGCGAGCACATCATCGACGTCGGCGACGGCCCGCTGTGCGTCACGAACCATCTGCTGCACCGCAACCCGGACCCGATGAACCTCCCCGCGGACAGCGAGGCGTCGTTCGGCACGTTCGGCCGGCTGCGCACCTTGTACGAGCGCAGCAAGGGAGCCACCCTGTCACCTCAGGACCTGCGGGACAGCCTGCGGGCGGTCGCGCAGGCCGAGGACCCCGCCGTGCCGTTCCGCACGTTGTGGAGCACCGTCTTCGACACCGCCGACCGTACCCTGTCGACCCGCTTCTACCTGGGCGACGGCGGGCGCTACAGCGAGGAGCTGGTGTTCTCCGCCAGGTAG
- a CDS encoding class I SAM-dependent methyltransferase, which yields MTDLFGGAAPYYARYRAGHGEQAIEHLATTFGPDSSVLDLGCGPGTVAIPLARHVREVTAVDPDEEMLAEGRRLAAEVPDIRWLRGDSTMLRTLPPFDHVVMGRSFHWMDRRTVLAELDELLPPDGVVALVGPGRDPGEDPWEPTMRRVRAEFGLGPMRATNSYQATGEHHHDVLATSPFRDLSSTVYERRLAYDLDAVIGLQLSYSFSAPAHLGDRLEAFTDAVRKALLASNPSGRWEHVEATEVLIARRAPA from the coding sequence ATGACCGACCTGTTCGGCGGCGCGGCGCCGTATTACGCCAGATACCGGGCCGGCCACGGCGAGCAGGCCATCGAGCACCTGGCCACCACGTTCGGCCCGGACAGCAGTGTGCTCGACCTCGGCTGCGGTCCAGGAACGGTGGCGATCCCGCTGGCCCGCCACGTCCGGGAGGTCACGGCCGTCGACCCGGACGAGGAGATGCTCGCCGAGGGCAGGCGCCTGGCCGCGGAGGTGCCCGACATCCGCTGGTTGCGCGGCGACTCCACGATGCTGCGCACGTTGCCGCCGTTCGACCACGTGGTCATGGGCAGGTCGTTCCACTGGATGGACCGCAGGACGGTGCTGGCCGAACTCGATGAGCTGCTCCCGCCGGACGGCGTCGTGGCGCTCGTCGGCCCTGGCCGCGATCCCGGCGAGGACCCATGGGAGCCCACGATGCGGCGGGTACGCGCGGAGTTCGGCCTGGGCCCGATGAGGGCCACGAACTCCTACCAGGCGACCGGCGAGCACCATCACGACGTGCTGGCGACCTCGCCCTTCCGGGACCTGAGCTCGACCGTGTACGAGCGCCGCCTCGCCTATGACCTGGACGCCGTGATCGGCCTGCAGCTGTCCTACTCCTTCTCCGCCCCCGCCCACCTCGGCGACCGGCTGGAGGCGTTCACCGACGCGGTGCGGAAAGCGCTGCTCGCGAGCAACCCGTCAGGCAGGTGGGAGCACGTGGAGGCGACGGAGGTCCTGATCGCCAGGCGCGCCCCCGCCTGA
- a CDS encoding acyl-CoA dehydrogenase family protein, which produces MKLTLSQEQQQLRESVRSFLRTASPLPKVRQGYDRRVYARLNGELGLSGLIVPEEYGGAGAGLADLAVALEETGAALLPGPFLATTFAAIALTKVPDKELLTGIAEGRITATLSGEEIAGDGATVRGTLAQVLSGMEADVLVAPARTAGGVVMVAVELAGPGVTRTALETLDLTRGQAQVVMDGAPCRVLGPQPETGIGDRLCVALAAEQLGVMRAALDAIVAYAKIRVAFGRYIGSYQGVKHKLADMHCKLEQAESIVRYAAWAADESPAELPGAAALAQAYVGRACFEVARDHLLLHGGIGFTWEHDAHLFYKRAKADEVLMGPPRIHRARLAELLEL; this is translated from the coding sequence GTGAAACTCACACTCAGCCAGGAACAGCAGCAGCTGCGCGAGTCCGTGCGCTCCTTCCTGCGCACCGCCTCGCCGCTCCCCAAGGTCCGCCAGGGCTACGACCGGCGGGTCTACGCCCGGCTCAACGGCGAGCTCGGCCTGTCGGGGCTGATCGTTCCCGAGGAGTACGGCGGCGCCGGCGCGGGCCTGGCCGACCTGGCCGTCGCGCTGGAGGAGACAGGTGCGGCCCTGCTGCCGGGGCCGTTCCTCGCCACCACGTTCGCCGCGATCGCCCTGACCAAGGTGCCCGACAAGGAGCTGTTGACGGGCATCGCCGAGGGCCGGATCACGGCCACGCTGTCCGGCGAGGAGATCGCCGGCGACGGCGCCACCGTGCGCGGGACGCTCGCCCAGGTCCTCAGCGGCATGGAGGCCGACGTGCTGGTGGCCCCGGCGCGGACGGCCGGCGGCGTCGTGATGGTGGCCGTCGAGCTGGCCGGCCCCGGCGTGACCAGGACCGCCCTGGAGACGCTCGACCTCACGCGCGGCCAGGCCCAGGTGGTCATGGACGGCGCGCCGTGCCGGGTGCTCGGGCCGCAGCCGGAGACGGGCATCGGCGACCGGCTGTGCGTGGCGCTCGCGGCCGAGCAGCTCGGCGTGATGCGAGCGGCGCTGGACGCCATCGTCGCGTACGCCAAGATCCGCGTCGCCTTCGGCCGCTACATCGGCTCCTATCAGGGCGTCAAACACAAGCTCGCCGACATGCACTGCAAGCTCGAACAGGCCGAGTCCATCGTCAGGTACGCGGCCTGGGCCGCCGACGAGTCACCCGCCGAGCTGCCGGGCGCGGCCGCGCTCGCCCAGGCGTACGTGGGACGCGCCTGCTTCGAGGTGGCCCGCGACCACCTGCTGCTGCACGGCGGCATCGGCTTCACCTGGGAGCACGACGCGCACCTGTTCTACAAGCGGGCCAAGGCCGACGAGGTGCTGATGGGCCCGCCCCGCATCCACCGCGCACGCCTGGCCGAGCTGCTGGAGCTGTGA
- a CDS encoding copper resistance CopC family protein produces MRRLLMVLLLACVAVGLLPPAAHAHNVLIGSDPKDGATLTASPERVTLLFDQAVRQGYAQVGVTGADGSAWADGEAVVAAERVSVKVKPLPAGGSYVVGYRILSADGHPVTGKITFRLTADASGQPSPSSAATAPGTTAGEIPQSSGADASGAGTGEVAGDSSAEATEAAANGGAGMAVVWIVGALLVLAAGTAVALRRAPSPRTAPTSLTAPTGLTATAPGGEAYAPGGKPDEAAGDVQVPRRRS; encoded by the coding sequence TTGAGGCGGCTACTGATGGTCCTGCTGCTCGCCTGCGTCGCGGTGGGGCTCCTCCCGCCCGCCGCCCACGCGCACAACGTGCTGATCGGCAGCGATCCCAAGGACGGGGCCACGCTGACGGCCTCGCCCGAGCGGGTGACGCTGCTGTTCGACCAGGCGGTGCGGCAGGGGTACGCGCAGGTGGGCGTGACGGGGGCGGACGGGTCCGCGTGGGCCGACGGGGAGGCGGTGGTCGCCGCCGAGCGCGTGTCCGTGAAGGTCAAGCCGTTGCCGGCCGGGGGGTCGTACGTGGTGGGGTACCGGATCCTGTCGGCCGACGGCCATCCGGTGACCGGGAAGATCACCTTCAGGCTGACCGCGGACGCCTCTGGTCAACCGTCCCCCAGCTCCGCCGCCACTGCACCCGGAACCACCGCCGGCGAGATCCCCCAGAGCTCCGGCGCCGACGCGTCCGGGGCCGGCACCGGGGAGGTCGCCGGAGACTCCAGCGCGGAGGCCACTGAGGCGGCGGCGAACGGCGGGGCCGGGATGGCCGTGGTGTGGATCGTGGGCGCGCTGCTGGTACTGGCCGCAGGCACGGCCGTGGCCCTACGCCGCGCTCCTTCGCCCCGCACCGCCCCGACCAGCCTCACCGCCCCGACCGGCCTCACCGCCACCGCTCCGGGCGGCGAAGCCTACGCACCGGGTGGCAAGCCCGATGAGGCGGCGGGCGACGTGCAGGTGCCTAGGAGGCGGTCGTGA
- a CDS encoding helix-turn-helix transcriptional regulator, with protein sequence MLETSARLLKLLSLLQAHREWSGPELSARLGVSTRTIRNDIERLRSLGYPVHATPGVAGGYRLGAGAALPPLLLDDEEAVAVAVGLGRAAGGGVEGIEETSVRALVKLEQVLPSRLRRRVNALNAYTVQIPGNGPLVSPEVLTTIANAARDHERLRFDYTGHDGETSVRNVDPYRLVHRRGRWYLVGYDVERQDWRTFRVDRVSLRTPGGPRFVPRELPENGDVAAYVEKGVNTAMWRHRGTVLLHAPAEQVAALPLGLEVEPLDDSTCLLKLGGDDLNGMAVWIGFIGVDFEVLDPPELAETVLQLAERYRRAVSDR encoded by the coding sequence ATGCTGGAAACCTCCGCCCGCCTGCTCAAACTGCTCTCCCTCCTCCAGGCGCACCGCGAATGGTCAGGCCCCGAGTTGTCGGCCCGGCTCGGGGTCTCCACCAGGACGATCCGCAACGACATCGAGCGCCTGCGCTCGCTCGGGTACCCCGTGCACGCCACGCCGGGGGTCGCGGGCGGCTACCGGCTGGGCGCGGGGGCCGCGCTTCCGCCGCTGCTGCTCGACGACGAGGAGGCCGTGGCGGTCGCGGTCGGGCTCGGCAGGGCGGCGGGCGGCGGCGTCGAGGGCATCGAGGAGACGTCGGTACGCGCCCTGGTCAAGCTGGAGCAGGTGCTGCCGTCCCGGCTGCGCCGCAGGGTGAACGCGCTGAACGCCTACACCGTGCAGATCCCCGGCAACGGCCCGTTGGTGTCCCCGGAGGTGCTGACCACGATCGCGAACGCGGCCCGCGACCACGAGCGCCTGCGTTTCGACTACACGGGCCACGACGGCGAGACCTCCGTGCGGAACGTCGACCCGTACCGCCTGGTGCACCGGCGGGGCCGCTGGTACCTCGTGGGATACGACGTCGAGCGGCAGGACTGGCGGACGTTCCGGGTGGACAGGGTGAGCCTGCGCACGCCGGGCGGGCCCCGGTTCGTCCCACGGGAGCTGCCCGAGAACGGCGACGTGGCGGCGTACGTGGAGAAGGGCGTCAACACGGCCATGTGGCGTCACCGCGGCACGGTGCTGCTGCACGCCCCGGCCGAGCAGGTCGCCGCGCTGCCGCTCGGGCTGGAGGTGGAGCCGCTCGACGACTCGACCTGCCTGCTCAAGCTCGGCGGTGACGACCTGAACGGCATGGCCGTGTGGATCGGGTTCATCGGCGTGGACTTCGAGGTGCTCGACCCGCCAGAGCTGGCCGAGACCGTGCTGCAACTGGCCGAGCGTTACCGGCGGGCGGTCAGCGACCGGTAA
- a CDS encoding TetR/AcrR family transcriptional regulator — MTSGFSRLRREDLLKTACEVIAEQGFGHTRTIDIARAAGVSQALLFYHFETKERLFAQAFTYAARLHMNALDDIERSTGTPHQRLVTLLRLCSPAIPTEGWRLWIDAWGEAMRSPELEEISRRIDTQGRLLLRAIIEAGVECGEFDCGDPDGAAWRLFALIDGFAIQTHVHPKALSRRRVNVLIREAAAHELGVPPEKL; from the coding sequence GTGACGTCAGGTTTCAGCCGATTAAGGCGTGAGGATCTTCTCAAGACGGCCTGCGAGGTGATCGCGGAGCAGGGGTTCGGCCACACCAGGACCATCGACATCGCCAGAGCCGCCGGCGTCAGCCAGGCCCTCCTCTTCTACCATTTCGAGACCAAGGAACGGCTGTTCGCGCAGGCCTTCACGTATGCGGCCCGCCTCCACATGAACGCGCTCGACGACATCGAACGCTCCACGGGCACACCGCACCAACGGCTGGTCACCCTGCTCAGGCTCTGCTCCCCCGCCATCCCCACGGAAGGCTGGCGGTTGTGGATCGACGCCTGGGGCGAGGCGATGCGCAGCCCGGAGCTGGAAGAGATCTCGCGGCGCATCGACACGCAGGGCCGACTGCTGCTGCGCGCGATCATCGAGGCCGGCGTGGAGTGCGGCGAGTTCGACTGCGGCGACCCCGACGGGGCGGCGTGGCGGCTCTTCGCCCTCATCGACGGGTTCGCGATCCAGACGCATGTGCATCCCAAAGCACTGTCGCGGCGGCGCGTCAACGTGCTCATCCGCGAGGCGGCGGCGCACGAGCTCGGGGTGCCGCCGGAAAAGCTGTGA
- a CDS encoding AMP-binding protein, translated as MDLSEIPGFYAIAAADPDRLAVIDADGTHTTYGQLLAWVNQVSHGLRARGLGSGDVVAGVLPNGIDAVIMLMATGQIGLYYVPINWHLTASEIAYILQDCDAKVVVTDETGTAELAEGQPSDTPPDRTMGAVMWYTSGTTGFPKGVQRPLPGSPPEAIVPLYTWFLGEVVDLKPGDEVHLVTSPMYHSSPCAHTQFALHLGHTVVIAPRFDPVNILELVERHRVSNAMMVPTMFHRMLQLPEDVRAKYDVSSLRQVIHTAAACPVAVKQRIMDWWGPVLYEYYGSTESTIAFAVKPQEWLAKPGTVGRPAPTFEVRILDESGEALPPGEPGMIYVKSSLGTFEYRKDPAKTAASMRGEWYAPGDIGYLDEDGYLFLCDRRTDLIVSGGVNIYPAEIEAALLEHPAVADVAVIGVPDEEWGHNVVALVQPAEGIEPGPELTAELLEHCGPRIARFKQPKVIEYRSQLPRTPTGKLSRSKVRAAYLAENTSSSL; from the coding sequence ATGGACCTGAGCGAGATTCCCGGTTTCTACGCCATCGCCGCCGCCGACCCCGACCGCCTCGCCGTGATCGACGCCGACGGCACCCACACCACGTACGGGCAGCTGCTCGCCTGGGTCAACCAGGTGTCCCACGGGCTCAGGGCCCGCGGGCTCGGCTCCGGGGACGTGGTGGCGGGTGTGCTGCCCAACGGCATCGACGCGGTGATCATGCTGATGGCGACCGGCCAGATCGGCCTCTACTACGTGCCGATCAACTGGCATCTGACCGCGTCCGAGATCGCGTACATCCTCCAGGACTGCGACGCCAAGGTCGTCGTCACCGACGAGACCGGCACGGCGGAGCTGGCCGAAGGGCAGCCCTCGGACACACCTCCGGACCGCACGATGGGTGCGGTGATGTGGTACACCTCGGGCACCACCGGCTTCCCCAAGGGCGTGCAGCGGCCGCTGCCCGGCTCCCCGCCGGAGGCGATCGTGCCGCTGTACACGTGGTTCCTCGGCGAGGTCGTGGATCTCAAGCCGGGCGACGAGGTGCACCTGGTGACCTCGCCGATGTACCACTCCTCGCCCTGCGCGCACACCCAGTTCGCGCTGCACCTCGGGCACACCGTCGTGATCGCGCCGCGGTTCGACCCGGTCAACATCCTGGAGCTCGTCGAGCGGCACCGGGTGTCCAACGCGATGATGGTCCCGACCATGTTCCACCGCATGCTGCAGCTGCCGGAGGACGTCCGTGCCAAATACGACGTCTCCAGCCTGCGCCAGGTGATCCACACGGCCGCGGCCTGCCCGGTCGCGGTCAAGCAGCGGATCATGGACTGGTGGGGGCCGGTGCTCTACGAGTACTACGGCTCGACCGAGTCGACGATCGCGTTCGCCGTCAAGCCCCAGGAGTGGCTGGCCAAGCCGGGCACCGTGGGGCGGCCGGCGCCCACGTTCGAGGTCAGGATCCTCGACGAGTCGGGCGAGGCACTGCCGCCCGGCGAGCCCGGCATGATCTACGTCAAGTCCAGCCTCGGCACGTTCGAGTACCGCAAGGACCCGGCCAAGACGGCCGCCAGCATGCGCGGGGAGTGGTACGCCCCGGGCGACATCGGCTACCTGGACGAGGACGGCTACCTGTTCCTGTGCGACCGGCGGACGGACCTGATCGTCTCCGGCGGGGTGAACATCTACCCCGCCGAGATCGAGGCGGCCCTGCTCGAGCACCCCGCGGTGGCCGACGTGGCCGTCATCGGAGTGCCCGACGAGGAGTGGGGTCACAACGTGGTCGCGCTCGTGCAGCCCGCCGAGGGGATCGAGCCGGGGCCCGAGCTCACCGCCGAGCTGCTGGAGCACTGCGGGCCCCGCATCGCCAGGTTCAAGCAGCCGAAGGTGATCGAATACCGCTCGCAGCTGCCGCGCACGCCCACCGGCAAGTTGTCGCGCTCCAAGGTGCGCGCCGCCTACCTGGCGGAGAACACCAGCTCCTCGCTGTAG
- a CDS encoding AurF N-oxygenase family protein has product MTPAPSTPAPSSTAARERDERVANRSAYEAVIERLSKASVDKHWEPYRDIPWDDPEFLVDPADPRWELPEVDKLGGHPWYRSRPPEVRATIGLWRVATAMKIGLQFENLLKRGLLNYAYRLPNGSPEFRYVYHETIEEGHHGMMFQEFVNRTGLPIRGMPGPLSAVAQVAPWIPLISTELFFVFVLGGEDPIDHVQRKVLKDGRAHHPLEETIMRIHIAEEARHISFARHYLRDRVPRMPAYRRFMLGIAAPIVLGVMARIMLAPPLAMIKHFRIPSNVVSEVYLRNTAAKNEIRESVGKTRELCAELGLVNALTRRIWRAMGIWADPH; this is encoded by the coding sequence ATGACACCTGCACCGAGCACACCTGCACCGAGCTCTACTGCCGCCAGGGAACGCGACGAGCGGGTCGCGAACCGCAGCGCCTACGAAGCGGTCATCGAACGCCTCTCGAAGGCGTCGGTCGACAAACACTGGGAGCCGTACCGGGACATCCCGTGGGACGATCCGGAGTTCCTGGTGGACCCTGCCGACCCGCGGTGGGAGCTGCCCGAGGTGGACAAGCTCGGCGGCCATCCCTGGTACCGCAGCCGTCCTCCGGAGGTGCGCGCCACGATCGGGTTGTGGCGGGTGGCCACCGCCATGAAGATCGGGCTGCAGTTCGAGAACCTGCTCAAGCGCGGCCTGCTCAACTACGCCTACCGGTTGCCGAACGGGTCGCCCGAGTTCCGGTACGTCTACCACGAGACCATCGAAGAGGGACATCACGGGATGATGTTCCAGGAGTTCGTGAACCGTACCGGTCTGCCGATCCGCGGCATGCCGGGGCCGCTGTCGGCGGTCGCCCAGGTGGCGCCGTGGATCCCGCTGATCTCGACCGAGCTGTTCTTCGTGTTCGTGCTGGGCGGCGAGGACCCGATCGACCACGTGCAGCGCAAGGTGCTGAAGGACGGCCGGGCGCACCACCCGCTCGAAGAGACGATCATGCGCATCCACATCGCGGAGGAGGCCAGGCACATCTCGTTCGCCCGGCACTACCTGCGTGACCGGGTGCCCCGGATGCCCGCGTACCGGCGCTTCATGCTCGGCATCGCCGCGCCGATCGTCCTCGGCGTGATGGCCCGCATCATGCTGGCGCCTCCGCTCGCGATGATCAAGCACTTCAGGATCCCCTCGAACGTGGTCTCCGAGGTCTACCTGCGCAACACGGCCGCCAAGAACGAGATCCGCGAGTCCGTCGGCAAGACACGGGAGCTGTGCGCCGAGCTGGGGCTGGTCAACGCGCTCACCCGGCGGATCTGGCGAGCCATGGGGATCTGGGCGGATCCGCACTGA
- a CDS encoding sensor histidine kinase — MIARLTRSIRTRLALFAGVATALVCLVSSSLLLWAVHSTAVDIRRNEVIGAALRVVHLIKTDELPTILSLDLEGLQVVDANGQVAASTPNLAGSPRMTTVIPAPDNTNRMSTVCDLPQFSGDCHILITLRVYEPEGDWMVYAFGSMVPWYVHPAVLGVLACTSVALVALAWFGASRVVAGTLAPVNEITERLSEITGGDQSMRVPVPENAEEIKALAETANRTLARLGDSMEQQRRFTSDASHDLRSPITAMRAELEEALPATAEAARPRSKRVLTTLQPGVIVMGDRLRLARLLTNLLDNAERHAESTIAVTVRRDGEAVLEVLDDGAGIAPEHREVVFRRFARLDAARNRDVGGTGLGLPIARQIAEAHGGTLTIEDSERSARFVLRIPTRKD, encoded by the coding sequence GTGATCGCACGGCTGACACGTTCCATCCGCACGCGGCTGGCGTTGTTCGCCGGCGTCGCCACAGCGCTGGTCTGCCTGGTGTCGAGCTCGCTGCTGCTGTGGGCGGTGCACAGCACGGCCGTCGACATCCGCAGGAACGAGGTGATCGGCGCCGCCCTGCGCGTGGTCCACTTGATCAAGACGGACGAGCTCCCCACCATCCTCTCCTTGGACCTGGAGGGACTCCAGGTCGTCGACGCGAACGGCCAGGTCGCGGCCTCGACGCCGAACCTCGCCGGCTCACCCCGCATGACCACAGTCATCCCCGCCCCGGACAACACCAACCGGATGAGCACGGTATGCGACCTGCCCCAGTTCTCCGGCGATTGCCACATCCTGATCACTTTGCGCGTGTACGAGCCGGAGGGCGACTGGATGGTCTACGCCTTCGGCTCCATGGTCCCCTGGTACGTCCATCCGGCGGTGCTCGGTGTCCTGGCCTGCACCTCCGTCGCGCTGGTCGCGCTGGCCTGGTTCGGGGCCTCCCGGGTGGTGGCCGGGACGCTCGCGCCGGTGAACGAGATCACCGAGCGGCTCTCCGAGATCACCGGCGGCGACCAGAGCATGCGCGTGCCCGTGCCCGAGAACGCCGAGGAGATCAAGGCACTGGCGGAGACGGCGAATCGCACGCTCGCCCGGCTCGGGGACTCGATGGAGCAGCAGCGCAGGTTCACCTCCGACGCCTCGCACGACCTGCGCAGCCCGATCACCGCGATGCGCGCGGAGCTGGAGGAGGCCCTGCCGGCCACCGCCGAGGCCGCCAGGCCGCGCTCGAAACGGGTCCTCACCACGCTGCAGCCCGGCGTGATCGTCATGGGAGACCGGCTCAGGCTGGCCCGCCTGCTGACGAACCTGCTCGACAACGCCGAGCGGCACGCCGAGAGCACGATCGCCGTGACCGTCCGGCGGGACGGCGAGGCCGTGCTGGAGGTCCTCGACGACGGGGCGGGCATCGCCCCCGAACACCGCGAGGTCGTCTTCAGGCGCTTCGCCCGGCTGGACGCGGCACGCAATCGCGACGTCGGCGGCACCGGGCTGGGGCTGCCCATCGCCCGCCAGATCGCGGAGGCCCACGGGGGCACGCTCACGATCGAGGACTCCGAGAGGAGTGCCCGATTCGTGCTGCGAATACCGACCAGAAAGGACTGA
- a CDS encoding acyl-CoA dehydrogenase family protein: MDLAEYRRAARAWLQENVPADEPPEGDAITRAKHFMAKLYDAGYSGITWPKQWGGQGLTQAEERAFAAEARDFTLPTYVFSIGLGMTGPTVMDRGTDAQRERFLRPLLRGEEIWCQLFSEPGAGSDVASLQTRAVRDGDQWVVNGQKVWTSVAHHADWGLLLARTDVDVPKHKGLTMFVVDMHHPGVTVRPLKDMSGRANFNEIFFDNVTIPDEHRVGEVNDGWSVAVTTLLHERLSISAGVGMGGQKDNPASFEALRKAVDTSDPLVRDQLVELHIRSRALALFNQRLAQETEAGLFPGARGSAAKLLLAELTLFQADVATQLVGPESVLAGHPLAQAISLAPGMALGGGTNEIMRNIVGDRVLGLPPEPRVDKTVPFKDLKVGTQA; encoded by the coding sequence GTGGACCTTGCTGAGTATCGGCGTGCCGCCAGGGCCTGGCTCCAGGAAAACGTCCCGGCGGACGAGCCGCCCGAGGGGGACGCCATCACCCGGGCCAAGCACTTCATGGCCAAGCTCTACGACGCCGGTTATTCGGGCATCACCTGGCCCAAGCAATGGGGCGGTCAGGGGCTGACGCAGGCGGAGGAGCGCGCGTTCGCCGCCGAGGCGCGCGACTTCACGCTCCCCACGTACGTCTTCTCGATCGGCCTCGGCATGACCGGCCCGACGGTGATGGACCGGGGCACAGACGCGCAACGCGAGCGGTTCCTGAGACCGCTGCTGCGCGGCGAGGAGATCTGGTGCCAGCTCTTCTCGGAGCCGGGCGCGGGCAGCGACGTGGCCAGCCTGCAGACCAGGGCGGTCCGTGACGGGGACCAATGGGTGGTCAACGGCCAGAAGGTGTGGACCTCCGTCGCCCACCACGCCGACTGGGGCCTCCTGCTGGCCCGCACCGACGTGGACGTGCCCAAGCACAAGGGGCTCACCATGTTCGTGGTGGACATGCACCACCCGGGCGTGACGGTCAGGCCGCTCAAGGACATGTCGGGCAGGGCCAACTTCAACGAGATCTTCTTCGACAACGTGACGATCCCCGACGAGCACCGCGTGGGCGAGGTCAACGACGGCTGGAGCGTGGCCGTCACGACGTTGCTGCACGAGCGCCTGTCGATCTCGGCCGGCGTCGGCATGGGCGGGCAGAAGGACAATCCGGCCTCGTTCGAGGCGCTGCGCAAGGCCGTGGACACCAGCGATCCGCTGGTTCGCGACCAGCTCGTCGAGCTGCACATCCGCAGCCGCGCGCTCGCGCTGTTCAACCAGCGCCTGGCCCAGGAGACCGAGGCCGGCCTCTTCCCCGGCGCCCGCGGCAGCGCGGCCAAGCTGCTGCTGGCCGAGCTCACGTTGTTCCAGGCGGATGTGGCCACGCAACTGGTCGGGCCGGAGTCCGTGCTGGCCGGCCACCCGCTCGCCCAGGCGATCTCCCTGGCTCCGGGTATGGCGCTGGGCGGCGGCACCAACGAGATCATGCGCAACATCGTGGGCGACCGGGTGCTCGGCCTGCCGCCCGAGCCCCGGGTGGACAAGACCGTGCCGTTCAAGGACCTGAAGGTGGGGACGCAGGCGTGA